A stretch of the Massilia sp. W12 genome encodes the following:
- a CDS encoding calcium-binding protein, with product MPIYNPGPRFSLINGFGAWQDPVSGQVRQHEAQTYRVEAGTPVPAAADGMVVAAAWNKEYGNHIVLEHYLGGKKIYTLYGNLDSVSLTVGTQVSLGSALGLVSNSVVSGAPQLQFKVMSGVSFNYANPALDPASVALFPPPAPAELSASALPAAHTAGAAGMSSEAGAMQVSVENASQQASSAFNGSLHRWADLIQSKVIDGKQVKDFSLMEKAISADLRFDPKQTLPDLIAFAQDMTGKQASPWPAHDFISHELTLLPYLGAHQFQTATHLVQYLAEDVIQVSGNEQADVIIGGSTVNRLHGMGGDDWLFGCLGSDTLFGDNGNDVLVGGTGDNDNLYGGGGSDIYVFGYGDGYDVIGDGESDLALGQDWVQLSAGIKPSDLIISHVVNGLNINIRGTQDNLLISGFNTGNGASGVQGLRFADGSALSRAELLAISIQSTHLNDKLQGWNGSEKIFGGLGNDVITGGGGNDTLEGGPGFDLLEGGGGANVLIGGPGNDVYRIYSGLDTVYLEKDWGLDVVEQYAQDLVLSMGAGITAADLRFTRLPNNYHPDFRISTTDGQSQISIDRVFQSYDTNEIQGIKHIQFADGTVMTRQQIQDRIQMGNDDINYRVGTDQADLLQGFGGGDVLSGGGGNDTLDGGAGKDFIFGGDGADQLRGGPGNDLIDGGNGADVYFFGRGDGQDDIPFPFFFGAKREDILQLDAGVSGSDIIFEFGNDDYKADLKIKIAGSTDSFMLTSLFWEGYSSIRGIRFADGEFWDVDNIRERYLTGTDGSNVLRGTNMNDIFHAGGGNDSLTGERGDDTMDGGFGNDYLVGDLGADVYLFGRGYGQDTISNYDYLSSTLNPDTLQLKDGITPNDVLLWRSADDFMLQIKDTNDNVRIRNFFSQNDSGTEALEYISFANGQKWDFADILARTVTIQNQTLAGGDGNDDIKGGVGHDSLTGGAGKDILTGLQGDDSIKGNSGDDTLEGGGGTDQLDGGDGNDVYRFKLGDGQDVIVNSDTSASAIDVLEFGPGISLGNLHMVRDNLNLVLSVNDSSDQVMVSKFFLQDAAEGNAYRMDAIRFADGSTMTAEQIKHHLLQASAQDDVLVGYSQDDVMQGLGGDDILVAWAGNDTLEGGAGNDLYYPGAGENVILFNLGDGQDAIANQSQAGLAYTGKNTLVLGAGIAPEDLRLSMENENLRIAIKGHSESIVVYEYINYEDKQSLNYGLLESIKFFNGQSWGLNDIFQVFKTGGSGGDLLFGRESDDLLSGFDGADTIIGFSGNDTLNGGSDNDELTGGDGNDVLIGGSGRDFLHGDDGNDTLIGGAGDDWFYGDGGVDTYRFGLGSGCDTVRWSLSNGLDVIELGDGITPQDVHLRFNSEIMTLSFAEDVLYWNWISVKQLPAMIRFADGTIWDQALLQQKFFQSAENEGTRLEGLEGPDLILGGGGADEIYGRTGNDTLDGGVDNDNLYGQEGDDSLFGQSGHDNLGGGEGNDTLEGGPGNDMLLGYLGNDVYKFKPGFGQDNIDHGIFDAQAPGDQDVVLFAGGIHPGQLNLIKSFNDLIVKIGIDQITISKYFWYSGNQEYNPEMLRFENGFTLDRAAVLTRLIDSSNKNGADIIYGTAASETLDAGGGENIINAGAGNDTLKSGFGDEALDGGDGQDSAVYSGKFNAYSFDVFNGVITISSDADGKDLLRNIETLQFTDRNVSVPDGLRYIASYGDLMNVFKTDGDAGLNHYLNRGANEGRKASFNPQVYLDKYADVRALAGTDLQTATLHFIQTGFAQGRTDSMSSADALNGTAGNDSILSYGGNDTLYGGLGNDVLEGGDGVDIARYDGKQSEYLYSVKAGVISVGDLNGANGNEGVDALRNIETLRFSDRDMSVTTLNALRYVASHADLIGAFGVNTDSATAHYLNSSVKENRGVTFDAQAYIDKYADVRAAVGGDLEAATRHFITTGFGQGRNDSKLSADNLSGTTGNDSVLSYGGNDTLWGGLGNDVLDGGDGTDIARYDGKQGEYLYSVKAGVISITDNNGANGNEGVDALRNIETLRFSDRDMSVTTLNVLRYVASHADLIGAFGVNTDSGMTHFLNSSVKENRAVVFDPQTYIDKYADVRAAVGSDLEAATRHFISTGFGQGRNDSKLSADNLSGTSGNDSVLSYGGNDTLWGGLGNDVLDGGDGTDIARYDGKQGEYLYSVKAGVISISDNNGANGNEGVDSLRNMETLRFADRDMNVTTLHALRYVASHADLIGAFGVNTDNGMAHYLNSSVKENRAVVFDPQTYIDKYADVRAAVGSDLEAATRHFISTGFGQGRNDSKLSADNLSGTNGNDSIMSYGGNDTLYGGLGNDVLNGGDGADIARYDGKQGEYLYSVKAGVISISDNNGANGNEGVDALRNMETLRFADRDMSVTTLNVLRYVASHADLIGAFGVNTDNGMAHYLNSSVKENRAVVFDPQTYIDKYADVRAAVGSDLEAATRHFISTGFGQGRSDNKFSADNLSGTSGNDSVLSYGGNDTLWGGLGNDVLDGGDGVDIARYDGKNSEYIFNVKAGVISITDNNGANGNEGVDTLRNIETLRFADRDMSVTSVQGLRYIASHADLIGAFGANADAGLTHYLNNAVREGRGVTFDPDIYLAKYADVRSAHGVDQEAATRHFISTGFGAGRNTSLAGNDVLGGSSGADVLDGGAGNDSLSGAGGADVFRFQAASGQDVVTDYNRAQGDKIWLKSNLNSSGILTAADVLSRVSGASDAVVDLGGGNKITLTGVAAANLQATDFVIF from the coding sequence ATGCCAATCTATAACCCCGGCCCCCGTTTTTCCCTGATCAATGGTTTCGGCGCCTGGCAAGACCCGGTCAGCGGTCAGGTGCGTCAGCATGAAGCGCAAACATACCGGGTGGAAGCCGGCACGCCCGTGCCTGCGGCAGCGGATGGGATGGTGGTGGCGGCGGCCTGGAATAAAGAATATGGCAATCACATTGTGCTTGAGCACTATTTGGGCGGGAAAAAGATCTACACCTTGTATGGCAATTTGGATTCGGTTTCGCTCACTGTCGGGACTCAGGTCAGCCTTGGCAGCGCACTTGGTCTGGTGAGCAACAGCGTTGTAAGCGGTGCGCCGCAATTGCAATTCAAAGTGATGAGCGGGGTCAGCTTTAACTATGCCAATCCGGCGCTTGATCCTGCCAGCGTGGCGCTTTTTCCGCCACCTGCGCCAGCAGAGCTTAGCGCCAGCGCACTTCCCGCCGCGCACACGGCTGGCGCCGCTGGCATGTCAAGCGAAGCCGGGGCCATGCAAGTCAGTGTGGAAAACGCCAGCCAGCAAGCATCTTCCGCATTCAATGGCAGCCTGCATCGTTGGGCGGACTTGATTCAAAGCAAAGTCATAGATGGCAAGCAGGTGAAGGATTTCAGTTTGATGGAAAAGGCGATCAGTGCAGATTTGCGCTTTGATCCAAAACAGACTTTGCCTGATCTGATTGCGTTTGCACAGGATATGACAGGAAAGCAAGCATCACCCTGGCCTGCACATGACTTCATCAGTCACGAATTAACCCTTTTGCCATATTTGGGGGCGCATCAATTTCAGACTGCAACTCACTTGGTGCAGTATTTAGCTGAAGATGTCATTCAAGTCAGCGGTAATGAGCAAGCGGATGTCATCATTGGCGGATCTACGGTTAATCGATTGCATGGTATGGGGGGCGATGACTGGCTGTTTGGTTGCCTTGGCAGCGACACATTATTTGGCGATAATGGAAATGATGTATTGGTTGGTGGCACTGGTGACAATGACAACTTATACGGTGGAGGAGGCTCCGATATCTATGTGTTTGGTTACGGCGATGGTTACGACGTTATTGGCGATGGAGAGTCTGATCTGGCCCTGGGGCAAGATTGGGTGCAATTGTCCGCAGGTATTAAGCCAAGCGATTTGATTATCTCACATGTCGTGAATGGTTTGAATATTAACATTCGAGGCACACAAGACAATCTGCTTATTTCGGGCTTCAATACCGGCAATGGCGCATCCGGTGTGCAGGGACTGCGTTTTGCCGATGGCAGTGCGCTCAGCCGTGCAGAATTGCTTGCTATCTCAATACAATCCACTCACTTGAATGACAAACTGCAGGGGTGGAATGGTAGTGAGAAAATTTTTGGCGGCTTGGGCAATGATGTAATTACAGGCGGCGGTGGCAATGACACCTTGGAAGGCGGCCCTGGCTTCGATTTATTGGAAGGAGGAGGCGGTGCGAATGTGTTGATCGGAGGTCCCGGAAATGATGTGTATCGTATTTATAGCGGCCTCGATACAGTGTATTTGGAAAAGGATTGGGGACTGGATGTCGTTGAGCAATACGCGCAGGACTTGGTGTTGAGTATGGGGGCTGGCATCACTGCTGCAGATTTGCGCTTTACCAGGTTGCCCAATAATTATCACCCTGATTTTAGAATATCTACCACGGATGGTCAGAGTCAAATCAGTATTGACCGCGTTTTTCAAAGCTATGACACCAATGAAATCCAGGGCATAAAGCATATCCAATTTGCTGATGGTACTGTCATGACCCGGCAGCAAATTCAAGACCGGATCCAGATGGGAAATGATGACATTAATTACAGAGTAGGAACCGATCAAGCAGATTTGCTGCAAGGGTTTGGCGGTGGCGACGTTTTGAGTGGTGGTGGTGGCAACGATACGCTGGATGGTGGCGCTGGCAAAGATTTTATTTTTGGGGGCGATGGCGCGGATCAATTGCGGGGCGGTCCGGGTAATGATCTGATAGACGGCGGTAATGGTGCGGATGTCTACTTTTTTGGGCGTGGCGATGGACAAGACGATATCCCTTTTCCGTTTTTTTTCGGAGCTAAACGGGAAGACATCTTGCAGTTGGATGCAGGGGTGAGCGGCTCGGATATTATTTTTGAATTCGGTAATGATGACTATAAAGCTGATTTGAAAATAAAAATTGCTGGCTCCACGGATAGTTTTATGCTTACCTCCTTATTTTGGGAGGGCTACTCCAGTATCCGTGGCATTCGTTTTGCAGATGGTGAATTTTGGGATGTTGATAATATTCGTGAACGTTATCTCACTGGTACTGATGGGAGTAATGTACTAAGAGGGACGAATATGAATGATATTTTTCATGCGGGCGGCGGTAATGATAGCTTAACCGGCGAGCGTGGTGACGATACCATGGATGGTGGCTTTGGCAATGATTATCTTGTCGGTGATCTGGGGGCTGATGTCTATCTGTTTGGACGTGGCTACGGGCAAGACACGATTTCAAACTATGATTATTTATCATCTACGCTAAACCCAGATACCTTGCAACTCAAAGATGGAATCACGCCCAATGATGTATTGCTATGGCGTAGTGCAGATGATTTCATGCTGCAAATAAAAGATACTAACGACAATGTCCGCATCAGAAATTTCTTTTCACAAAATGATAGTGGAACCGAAGCGCTTGAGTACATCAGTTTTGCCAATGGGCAAAAGTGGGATTTTGCCGATATATTGGCGCGCACCGTAACAATTCAGAACCAAACCTTGGCAGGAGGCGATGGCAATGATGATATTAAGGGGGGCGTCGGGCATGACTCGCTCACCGGTGGAGCTGGCAAAGATATTTTGACAGGGCTGCAAGGAGATGACTCGATAAAAGGCAATAGCGGCGACGACACCTTGGAAGGAGGTGGAGGAACAGATCAACTTGATGGCGGCGACGGTAATGATGTGTATCGTTTTAAGCTGGGTGATGGGCAGGATGTTATTGTCAATAGTGATACATCGGCCAGTGCCATCGATGTTCTGGAGTTTGGCCCAGGCATCAGTCTGGGCAATCTGCATATGGTTCGTGATAATCTGAATCTTGTACTGAGCGTGAATGATAGCAGCGACCAAGTGATGGTCTCTAAATTTTTCCTTCAAGATGCAGCAGAAGGGAATGCATATCGGATGGACGCAATCCGTTTTGCCGATGGCAGCACCATGACCGCAGAACAAATTAAGCATCATTTGTTGCAGGCCAGTGCGCAAGATGATGTTTTGGTCGGCTATTCCCAAGATGATGTGATGCAAGGTTTAGGCGGGGATGACATCTTGGTTGCATGGGCGGGCAATGACACCTTGGAAGGCGGCGCCGGGAATGATCTGTATTATCCTGGCGCGGGCGAGAATGTGATTTTATTTAATTTAGGCGATGGGCAGGATGCTATCGCCAATCAAAGTCAGGCCGGGCTTGCTTACACAGGGAAAAATACCCTCGTTCTTGGCGCCGGTATTGCACCGGAAGATTTGCGCTTGTCCATGGAAAATGAAAACTTGCGCATCGCAATTAAGGGACACTCCGAAAGCATCGTCGTTTATGAATATATTAATTATGAAGACAAGCAATCGTTGAATTATGGATTATTGGAGTCGATCAAATTCTTTAATGGTCAAAGCTGGGGGCTGAATGATATCTTCCAGGTTTTCAAAACGGGAGGCTCTGGTGGCGATCTGTTGTTTGGAAGGGAGTCAGATGATTTGCTGAGTGGTTTTGATGGCGCAGATACGATTATCGGGTTTAGCGGCAATGACACCCTTAATGGTGGTAGTGATAATGATGAGTTGACAGGCGGTGATGGTAATGATGTGCTGATCGGCGGTTCTGGGAGGGATTTTTTGCATGGTGATGATGGTAATGATACGTTGATAGGTGGCGCGGGGGACGATTGGTTTTATGGTGATGGTGGCGTAGATACTTACCGCTTTGGTCTGGGTTCGGGGTGCGATACTGTAAGGTGGTCATTAAGCAATGGTTTGGATGTGATTGAGCTTGGCGACGGAATTACACCACAAGATGTGCATCTTAGGTTCAATTCGGAGATAATGACGCTGAGTTTTGCTGAAGATGTTTTGTACTGGAACTGGATTTCTGTCAAACAATTACCAGCCATGATACGTTTTGCCGATGGCACAATTTGGGATCAGGCGCTGTTGCAGCAAAAATTTTTCCAGAGCGCCGAAAACGAGGGCACAAGATTGGAAGGTTTAGAGGGGCCGGATTTAATTCTTGGTGGCGGCGGTGCGGATGAAATCTACGGACGCACCGGCAACGATACGCTGGATGGCGGTGTTGACAATGACAACCTGTATGGCCAGGAGGGAGATGATTCGCTGTTTGGTCAGTCTGGCCACGATAACCTTGGCGGCGGCGAAGGTAATGACACGCTGGAAGGCGGCCCCGGTAATGACATGCTGCTCGGATATTTGGGTAATGATGTGTACAAATTTAAACCTGGCTTTGGACAGGATAACATCGACCATGGAATTTTTGACGCTCAAGCACCAGGCGATCAGGATGTCGTGCTGTTTGCAGGCGGAATCCACCCAGGTCAATTGAATCTCATAAAAAGTTTCAATGACTTGATTGTGAAAATTGGGATTGATCAAATAACTATTAGTAAATATTTCTGGTATTCTGGAAATCAGGAATATAACCCTGAGATGCTGCGTTTTGAAAATGGCTTTACGCTCGACCGTGCAGCGGTGTTGACGCGCCTGATCGATAGCAGCAATAAAAATGGTGCAGACATTATTTATGGTACAGCCGCATCTGAAACGCTGGACGCAGGCGGGGGTGAGAACATCATCAATGCCGGCGCCGGCAACGATACATTGAAATCCGGCTTTGGCGATGAAGCCTTGGATGGCGGCGACGGGCAGGATAGCGCAGTATACAGCGGCAAATTCAATGCTTACAGCTTCGATGTTTTTAATGGCGTGATTACGATCAGCAGTGACGCTGATGGTAAAGATTTGCTGCGCAATATCGAAACCTTGCAATTTACCGACCGTAACGTGAGTGTTCCAGATGGCTTGCGCTACATCGCCTCATATGGCGATTTGATGAATGTCTTTAAAACCGATGGTGACGCCGGTTTGAATCATTATCTGAATCGGGGCGCAAACGAGGGCCGCAAAGCCAGCTTTAACCCACAAGTGTATTTGGATAAATACGCCGATGTGCGCGCGTTGGCGGGGACGGATTTGCAAACGGCGACACTGCACTTCATTCAAACCGGCTTTGCCCAGGGACGTACAGACAGCATGAGCAGCGCGGATGCGCTGAATGGTACGGCGGGCAATGACAGTATCCTGTCCTACGGCGGCAATGACACTCTGTATGGCGGCCTGGGCAATGACGTGCTGGAGGGCGGCGACGGTGTGGATATCGCACGTTATGACGGCAAACAAAGCGAGTATTTATACAGCGTGAAAGCCGGCGTCATCAGCGTGGGCGACCTCAATGGCGCGAACGGCAATGAAGGCGTGGACGCGCTACGCAATATCGAAACCCTGCGTTTCTCAGACCGCGACATGAGTGTCACGACTTTGAACGCATTGCGCTATGTGGCTTCGCACGCCGATTTGATCGGCGCCTTTGGCGTGAACACCGATAGCGCCACCGCGCATTACCTGAACAGCTCGGTGAAAGAAAACCGGGGCGTCACGTTTGATGCGCAGGCGTATATCGACAAATACGCCGATGTGCGCGCAGCGGTTGGCGGCGATCTGGAAGCGGCCACGCGTCACTTCATTACCACCGGTTTTGGGCAAGGCCGCAATGACAGCAAACTCAGCGCTGATAATTTGAGTGGAACCACCGGCAATGACAGCGTGCTGTCCTACGGCGGCAATGACACGCTGTGGGGTGGTTTGGGCAATGATGTGCTGGACGGCGGCGACGGGACGGACATCGCGCGTTATGACGGCAAACAGGGCGAATATTTGTACAGCGTGAAAGCCGGCGTCATCAGCATCACCGACAACAACGGCGCGAACGGCAATGAAGGCGTGGACGCGCTGCGCAATATCGAAACCCTGCGTTTCTCAGACCGCGACATGAGTGTCACGACTTTGAACGTCTTGCGCTATGTCGCTTCGCACGCTGACTTGATCGGCGCCTTTGGCGTGAATACCGACAGCGGCATGACACACTTCCTGAACAGCTCGGTCAAAGAAAACCGCGCCGTGGTGTTTGACCCGCAAACCTACATCGACAAATACGCCGATGTGCGCGCAGCGGTGGGCAGCGATCTGGAAGCGGCCACGCGCCATTTCATCAGCACCGGTTTTGGCCAGGGGCGCAATGACAGCAAACTCAGCGCGGACAATTTGAGTGGCACGAGCGGCAACGACAGCGTGCTGTCCTATGGCGGCAATGACACGCTGTGGGGTGGTTTGGGCAATGACGTGCTGGACGGCGGCGACGGCACAGACATTGCGCGCTATGACGGCAAACAGGGCGAATATTTATACAGCGTGAAAGCCGGCGTCATCAGCATCAGCGACAACAACGGCGCCAACGGCAATGAAGGCGTGGACAGCTTGCGCAATATGGAAACCCTGCGCTTTGCTGATCGCGACATGAATGTCACGACTTTGCATGCCTTGCGTTACGTTGCTTCGCACGCCGACTTGATCGGCGCTTTTGGAGTTAATACTGACAATGGCATGGCGCATTACCTGAACAGCTCAGTCAAAGAAAACCGCGCCGTGGTGTTTGACCCGCAAACCTACATCGACAAATACGCCGATGTGCGCGCAGCGGTGGGCAGCGATTTGGAAGCCGCCACGCGCCACTTCATCAGCACCGGCTTTGGCCAGGGCCGCAATGACAGCAAACTCAGCGCCGACAATTTGAGTGGCACGAACGGCAACGACAGCATCATGTCGTATGGCGGCAATGACACCCTGTATGGCGGCCTGGGTAATGACGTGCTGAACGGTGGCGACGGGGCAGATATCGCACGTTATGACGGCAAACAGGGCGAATATTTATACAGCGTGAAAGCCGGCGTCATCAGCATCAGCGACAACAACGGCGCCAACGGCAATGAAGGCGTGGATGCTTTGCGCAATATGGAAACCCTGCGCTTTGCTGATCGCGACATGAGTGTCACGACTTTGAACGTGTTGCGCTATGTGGCCTCGCATGCCGACTTGATCGGCGCCTTTGGCGTAAACACCGACAATGGTATGGCGCATTACCTGAACAGCTCGGTGAAAGAAAACCGCGCCGTGGTGTTTGATCCGCAAACCTATATCGACAAATACGCCGATGTGCGCGCGGCAGTCGGCAGCGATCTGGAAGCGGCTACGCGCCACTTCATCAGCACCGGCTTTGGCCAGGGCCGCAGCGACAATAAATTCAGCGCTGATAATCTCAGCGGCACGAGCGGCAATGACAGCGTGTTGTCGTATGGCGGCAATGACACCTTGTGGGGCGGCCTGGGCAATGACGTGCTGGACGGCGGCGACGGGGTGGATATTGCACGTTACGACGGTAAAAACTCGGAATACATCTTCAACGTCAAAGCCGGCGTCATCAGCATCACCGACAACAACGGCGCGAACGGCAATGAAGGCGTGGACACCCTGCGCAATATCGAAACCCTGCGCTTTGCCGACCGCGATATGAGCGTCACCAGCGTGCAAGGCTTGCGCTACATCGCCTCGCATGCTGACTTGATCGGCGCCTTTGGCGCGAATGCAGATGCCGGCCTCACTCACTACCTGAACAATGCTGTGCGTGAAGGGCGCGGCGTGACATTTGACCCGGATATTTATCTGGCCAAATACGCCGATGTGCGCAGCGCGCATGGCGTGGATCAGGAAGCGGCGACGCGCCACTTCATCAGCACCGGCTTTGGCGCCGGGCGCAACACCAGCCTGGCCGGTAATGACGTGCTGGGCGGCAGCAGCGGGGCCGATGTGTTGGACGGCGGGGCCGGCAATGACAGCCTCAGCGGGGCCGGCGGGGCTGATGTATTCCGCTTCCAGGCCGCTTCAGGTCAGGACGTGGTGACAGACTACAACCGCGCGCAAGGCGACAAGATCTGGTTGAAGAGCAATCTGAACAGTTCCGGCATTTTGACTGCGGCGGATGTGTTAAGCCGTGTCAGCGGCGCGAGCGACGCCGTGGTTGATCTGGGTGGTGGCAACAAAATCACCTTGACCGGGGTGGCTGCGGCTAACTTACAAGCCACAGACTTTGTGATTTTCTGA